A genome region from Neptunomonas japonica JAMM 1380 includes the following:
- a CDS encoding TIGR03013 family XrtA/PEP-CTERM system glycosyltransferase yields MDKVNARYDRSDSLSGKKESRASAKRVKLHFCHGKFRVFGHYVHAQFLLLALLEFVLLGVGSYLVHISFADSSVGQTLTGLAASVLLPAVLLSLSLSAMGLYDTRQRQCLVGVLSRIVVAIVFGITLTIIINYFFPYTYGGYAVLPVTALVSLAGLMLVRALFYSFVDGKLLRRRVLVLGTGDRASYIDKLRRKADMRGVNLLGFIQLNPADESVVSKERIVSPGDCIRNYAVSNDIDEIVIALDDRRVKFPVKELLDCRMSGIDVIDMLDFFERERGLIQLDLLQPGWLIFAKGFSPDMFRAFKKRTVDVMVSLGLLVVFSPFMLLTALAIYIESLGSGDILYRQKRVGRNGRPFDVIKFRSMRTDAEADGKARWATENDTRVTVVGNFIRKYRLDELPQLWNVLSGDMSLVGPRPERPEFVTRLNHLNSLYEERHRLSPGVTGWAQLCYPYGASDEDSIQKLEYDLYYVKNHSIFLDMYILIQTVEVVLFKKGSR; encoded by the coding sequence ATGGATAAAGTAAATGCTCGTTATGATAGATCTGATTCGTTATCTGGTAAAAAAGAGTCAAGAGCGTCGGCCAAACGAGTGAAGCTGCATTTTTGCCATGGGAAGTTCAGAGTATTTGGACACTATGTGCATGCTCAGTTTTTGTTGCTTGCGCTGCTTGAGTTTGTTTTATTAGGGGTGGGGAGTTATTTAGTCCATATTTCTTTTGCTGATAGCAGTGTTGGCCAAACGCTGACAGGGTTAGCTGCCAGCGTTCTATTGCCAGCCGTTTTGTTATCGCTAAGTCTGTCAGCAATGGGCTTGTATGATACTCGCCAAAGGCAGTGTTTAGTTGGTGTGCTGTCGCGTATTGTAGTAGCTATTGTGTTTGGTATTACACTGACCATCATAATTAACTACTTTTTCCCATATACTTACGGCGGCTATGCGGTTTTGCCTGTGACAGCTTTGGTGTCACTTGCTGGGTTGATGCTGGTTAGAGCGCTTTTCTATAGCTTTGTAGATGGGAAGCTTTTACGACGTCGTGTTCTTGTATTGGGCACAGGTGATAGAGCCTCTTATATTGATAAGTTACGCCGTAAGGCGGATATGAGGGGGGTGAATTTATTGGGCTTTATTCAGCTTAATCCAGCTGATGAAAGCGTGGTATCAAAAGAAAGAATTGTTTCTCCCGGTGATTGTATTCGAAATTACGCAGTATCTAATGATATTGATGAAATTGTCATCGCATTAGACGATCGACGTGTGAAATTTCCTGTTAAAGAGCTTTTAGATTGCAGGATGAGCGGCATAGATGTAATTGACATGCTGGACTTTTTTGAGCGCGAAAGGGGGTTGATTCAATTAGACTTGTTGCAGCCTGGGTGGCTTATATTTGCTAAAGGCTTTTCTCCTGATATGTTTCGTGCATTTAAAAAGCGTACAGTTGATGTGATGGTTAGTTTGGGGTTGTTAGTGGTGTTCTCTCCATTTATGTTGTTGACTGCACTGGCTATTTATATTGAAAGCCTCGGCTCAGGTGATATTCTTTATAGGCAGAAACGGGTGGGTCGAAATGGTCGCCCATTTGATGTGATTAAATTCAGAAGCATGAGAACAGATGCTGAAGCTGATGGTAAAGCTCGTTGGGCTACGGAAAATGATACTAGGGTTACCGTAGTCGGTAATTTTATTCGTAAATATAGACTTGATGAGTTACCGCAGTTATGGAATGTATTGTCTGGTGACATGAGTCTAGTAGGTCCAAGGCCTGAAAGACCTGAGTTTGTGACAAGGTTAAATCATTTGAACTCCTTGTATGAAGAACGACATAGATTAAGTCCTGGCGTTACAGGGTGGGCTCAGCTTTGCTATCCCTATGGAGCTTCGGATGAGGACTCAATTCAGAAGCTTGAATATGACCTGTATTACGTTAAAAACCACAGTATTTTTCTGGATATGTATATATTGATTCAGACTGTAGAAGTGGTTTTGTTTAAGAAGGGCTCTCGTTAA
- the prsR gene encoding PEP-CTERM-box response regulator transcription factor gives MNGSKKNLLIVEDDEGLQSQLRWCFDGFEVAICGTRADAITQLRRLQPGVVLLDLGLPPDPGGVTEGFATLKEILSLTPECKVIVVTGDNDRTNAVKAIALGAYDFYQKPADPEILTLIVERAYKVYQLEVENKQLQQSHHSMPLDGIIAASAPMLKACRTIEKVAPSDITTLLLGASGTGKELFAQAIHKLSPRANEKIVAINCAAIPDSLLESELFGHEKGAFTGATKQTIGKIELANGGTLFLDEIGDLPFELQAKLLRFFQERIIERVGGRVEIPIDVRIVCATHQDLTTHIKEGRFREDLYYRISEITVQIPSLKDREGDALLLAKSFLTRLNKEYGKTIRNFDSEAIAAIESYNWPGNVREIESKIKRAVIMADGAYITTEDLELCSEDADYAPLNLKQIRDEAEKKAIKRALHHADFSISDTAKALGITRPTLYSMLDKYNLHPKTE, from the coding sequence ATGAATGGATCTAAAAAGAACCTGCTTATCGTTGAGGATGATGAAGGTTTGCAAAGCCAGTTACGCTGGTGCTTTGATGGCTTTGAAGTCGCCATCTGCGGCACAAGAGCTGACGCCATTACACAGCTAAGACGCCTTCAACCTGGTGTAGTCCTCCTTGATTTAGGACTCCCTCCTGATCCTGGCGGAGTTACAGAAGGCTTCGCCACATTGAAAGAAATATTATCGTTAACTCCTGAATGCAAAGTCATTGTAGTCACAGGTGATAACGATCGCACTAACGCGGTAAAAGCAATAGCGCTAGGTGCTTATGACTTTTATCAAAAACCCGCTGACCCTGAAATATTAACTCTTATTGTAGAAAGAGCATATAAAGTTTATCAGCTAGAAGTTGAAAACAAACAACTACAACAAAGTCATCACAGCATGCCGTTAGATGGCATTATTGCAGCAAGCGCCCCGATGCTCAAAGCATGCAGAACAATTGAAAAAGTTGCTCCATCTGACATCACTACATTACTTTTAGGCGCGAGCGGAACCGGTAAAGAGCTATTTGCTCAGGCCATCCATAAACTAAGCCCTCGCGCTAATGAAAAAATAGTTGCTATCAACTGTGCAGCCATCCCTGACAGCTTACTTGAAAGCGAGCTTTTTGGTCATGAAAAAGGTGCCTTTACTGGCGCCACAAAACAAACAATAGGAAAAATCGAACTAGCTAACGGAGGAACACTGTTTCTTGACGAGATAGGCGACCTTCCTTTTGAGTTGCAAGCAAAGCTTCTACGCTTTTTTCAAGAGCGCATTATTGAAAGAGTTGGTGGCAGGGTAGAAATCCCAATTGACGTACGTATTGTATGCGCAACACATCAAGACTTAACAACACATATAAAAGAAGGGCGCTTCCGAGAAGACTTATACTACAGAATAAGCGAAATAACGGTCCAAATACCTTCGCTAAAAGACAGAGAGGGTGATGCCCTTTTACTCGCGAAGTCCTTTTTAACAAGACTAAACAAAGAATATGGAAAGACCATTAGAAATTTTGATTCAGAGGCAATAGCAGCAATTGAATCTTACAACTGGCCTGGAAATGTACGAGAAATTGAAAGCAAAATTAAAAGAGCCGTAATAATGGCGGATGGTGCATACATCACAACAGAAGACTTGGAGCTCTGTTCAGAAGACGCGGATTACGCCCCGCTCAATCTAAAGCAAATAAGAGATGAAGCAGAAAAGAAAGCAATCAAAAGAGCGCTACACCATGCTGACTTTAGCATTTCAGATACCGCAAAAGCACTTGGAATTACACGCCCTACTCTTTACAGCATGCTAGATAAGTACAACCTACACCCCAAAACGGAATAG
- the prsK gene encoding XrtA/PEP-CTERM system histidine kinase PrsK, whose amino-acid sequence MLDNVGFYSYLFACASYLILGIVLISSSKADKSGLPIKAATIATFTWAALIAFSYFSPEVPLQAIQITEILRDVAWCFFLLKIISPNKSSTNISSSIATRLINSPLLLISIVFILSCMILLMSSSILGEPPENLKHDIPLIAWMVFSITGLLLIEQLYRNSSKEQHWFLKHLCLGLGSIFAYDFFIYADALLFKHLDQQLWDARGVINGIAMPLIMISLTRNPNWSLNLQVSRQVVFHTATLTGAGFYLVLMSGAGYFIRYYGGTWGSVLQITFLFGAGLLLFILLFSDKIRSSVRVILSKHFFSYKYDYREEWQKFTHQLSEHELETPERICSAIGSLVQSKGGVIWGRNEHSTYHLLTNWDMAAPAISSSHLLEISQFFERTEWVIDFDEYKLTPGIYDDLNLPTSLLEIPNAWLMVPLLFNAEVYGFVLVKHSDIQKNINWEDRDLLKIAGKQAASLLAQYQASQALIQAQQFEAFNRLSAYIVHDLKNILAQQSLIVSNAEKHKHKPEFVDDVILTVRNSVTRMTRLMEQMRNGMRGATPVSIDIKQLLKAVIQRFNTRQPTPTLIDTELQAFVFADNEQLSNVFNHIIQNALEATEEHGSIEINLCSSLSSAIIEIKDSGCGMDESFIQHRLFKAFDSTKGLTGMGVGAFESREVVRSLGGDIQVTSSPGSGTTFHITLPLHNKPHPNIQDAQIRNY is encoded by the coding sequence TCTCATCATCAAAAGCCGACAAATCAGGCTTACCTATAAAAGCAGCAACCATAGCAACTTTTACCTGGGCTGCGTTGATAGCGTTTTCTTACTTCTCGCCAGAAGTACCTCTCCAAGCTATACAGATAACAGAGATCTTACGTGATGTTGCCTGGTGCTTTTTCTTACTAAAAATAATCTCACCGAATAAGAGTTCGACCAACATTAGCTCATCTATTGCTACTAGGTTAATCAACTCCCCGTTACTCCTAATAAGCATAGTATTTATTCTTAGCTGCATGATTTTGCTCATGAGCAGTTCAATCCTAGGCGAACCGCCTGAAAATCTGAAACATGACATCCCACTAATAGCCTGGATGGTATTCTCTATTACGGGGCTTTTGCTGATAGAGCAGCTTTATAGGAATTCATCCAAAGAGCAACACTGGTTTCTTAAACACCTCTGCTTAGGGCTAGGAAGTATTTTCGCCTACGATTTTTTTATATATGCAGACGCTCTACTCTTTAAACACTTAGATCAACAGCTTTGGGATGCTCGTGGTGTAATCAATGGCATCGCAATGCCTCTGATCATGATATCCCTGACAAGAAACCCTAACTGGTCACTTAATTTACAAGTGTCGCGTCAAGTGGTCTTCCACACCGCTACATTAACAGGGGCTGGCTTTTACCTTGTCCTCATGTCAGGAGCTGGTTATTTCATTAGATACTATGGCGGCACATGGGGATCAGTATTACAAATAACCTTTCTTTTCGGAGCGGGGCTGCTTCTTTTTATATTGCTATTTTCAGATAAAATCCGCTCTAGCGTCCGCGTCATCCTCAGTAAGCATTTCTTTAGCTATAAATATGACTATAGAGAGGAGTGGCAAAAATTCACTCACCAACTTTCCGAACACGAACTCGAAACTCCTGAACGAATTTGCTCAGCTATTGGCTCATTAGTACAAAGCAAAGGCGGTGTTATCTGGGGAAGAAACGAACACTCAACTTATCACTTGCTTACCAATTGGGATATGGCAGCCCCAGCAATAAGCTCCTCTCACTTACTCGAAATTAGCCAGTTTTTTGAACGCACTGAATGGGTAATTGATTTTGATGAATACAAACTGACTCCCGGGATATACGACGATCTAAACCTTCCAACAAGCTTATTAGAAATACCAAATGCATGGCTAATGGTCCCTTTACTCTTTAACGCAGAAGTTTATGGTTTTGTACTCGTAAAGCACTCTGATATTCAAAAGAATATCAATTGGGAAGATAGAGACCTACTAAAAATTGCTGGCAAACAAGCAGCCAGTCTTTTAGCCCAATATCAAGCAAGCCAAGCACTCATACAAGCCCAACAGTTTGAAGCATTTAATCGCCTGTCTGCCTATATTGTTCATGACCTAAAAAATATCCTAGCTCAACAATCGCTCATTGTATCCAATGCAGAAAAACATAAACATAAACCCGAGTTTGTAGATGATGTCATTCTAACCGTTCGCAATTCGGTAACAAGAATGACCCGCTTAATGGAACAAATGCGCAATGGAATGCGCGGCGCCACTCCCGTATCCATTGATATCAAGCAATTACTGAAAGCGGTCATTCAGCGCTTTAACACTCGCCAACCTACGCCAACACTTATTGACACAGAGCTACAAGCTTTTGTTTTTGCTGATAATGAGCAATTATCTAATGTCTTTAACCACATCATCCAAAACGCTTTAGAAGCAACTGAAGAGCATGGAAGTATAGAGATCAATTTATGCAGCTCTCTTTCTAGTGCTATTATTGAAATCAAAGATAGTGGCTGCGGTATGGATGAAAGCTTTATTCAACACAGATTATTCAAAGCTTTTGACTCAACCAAAGGCTTAACAGGAATGGGCGTCGGCGCCTTTGAAAGCAGGGAAGTAGTTCGCTCTCTTGGCGGTGACATCCAAGTAACAAGCTCACCCGGTAGCGGAACAACATTCCACATCACACTACCATTACACAACAAACCCCATCCTAATATACAAGATGCGCAAATAAGGAACTATTAA